The following coding sequences are from one Leptolyngbya sp. NIES-3755 window:
- a CDS encoding glycyl-tRNA synthetase alpha chain GlyQ (similar to AA sequence:cyanobase_aa:LBDG_02100), which translates to MNFQSVISTLNRFWAERGCLVVQPYDTEKGAGTKSPHTFLRAIGPEPWSVAYVEPCRRPGDGRYGENPNRGQHYYQYQVLIKPSPDNIQEIYLDSLKALGIQPEDHDIRFVEDNWEDAAVGAWGVGWEVWLDGMEVTQFTYFQQCGGIDCRPVSIEITYGLERLTMYLQGVNSIFDIRWNDEITYGDVHLQGEIEGSTYNFEASNPDVLFTLFKLYEQEAEQLMGRGLVLPAYDQVLKCSHTFNLLDARGVISVTERARYIGRVRNLARQVAQLYLKQREELGFPLLKGEKVEAV; encoded by the coding sequence GTGAATTTTCAGAGTGTGATTTCGACGCTGAATCGGTTTTGGGCGGAGCGGGGTTGCTTGGTGGTGCAGCCTTACGATACGGAGAAGGGGGCGGGGACGAAGAGTCCACATACGTTTTTGAGGGCGATCGGTCCTGAGCCTTGGTCGGTTGCTTATGTGGAGCCTTGCCGTCGTCCGGGGGATGGGCGGTATGGGGAGAATCCGAATCGGGGACAGCATTATTATCAGTATCAAGTTTTGATTAAGCCGTCGCCTGACAATATTCAGGAGATTTATTTGGATTCGTTGAAGGCGCTGGGAATTCAGCCGGAAGACCACGATATTCGATTCGTGGAGGATAACTGGGAGGATGCGGCGGTTGGAGCGTGGGGCGTGGGTTGGGAGGTTTGGTTGGATGGAATGGAGGTGACGCAGTTTACTTATTTTCAGCAGTGTGGGGGGATTGATTGTCGTCCGGTTTCTATCGAGATTACTTACGGGCTAGAGCGACTCACGATGTATTTGCAAGGGGTGAACTCGATTTTTGATATTCGGTGGAATGACGAGATTACTTATGGAGATGTGCATCTTCAAGGGGAGATCGAGGGTTCGACTTATAACTTCGAGGCATCTAATCCTGATGTGCTGTTTACGCTGTTTAAGTTGTATGAGCAGGAGGCGGAACAGTTGATGGGGCGTGGGTTGGTGTTGCCTGCGTATGATCAGGTGCTGAAGTGTTCGCATACGTTTAATTTGCTGGATGCGCGTGGGGTGATTTCGGTGACGGAACGGGCGCGGTATATTGGGCGGGTGCGGAATTTGGCGCGGCAGGTGGCGCAGCTTTATTTGAAACAGCGGGAGGAGTTGGGGTTTCCGTTGTTGAAAGGGGAAAAGGTTGAGGCGGTTTAG